In Oryza sativa Japonica Group chromosome 2, ASM3414082v1, the following are encoded in one genomic region:
- the LOC4329889 gene encoding glucose-6-phosphate 1-dehydrogenase, cytoplasmic isoform — MSGGSGDSSPSSGRASFSSLSGLKDLELSSESGCLSIVVLGASGDLAKKKTFPALFHLFQQGFLQSGEVHIFGYARSNISDDGLRERIRGYLKGASDEHISQFLQLIKYVSGSYNSGEGFASLNNAISENETSKNNKPGSSRRLFYLALPPSVYPSVCKMIRSYCMNPSSHSGWTRVIVEKPFGKDLESAEELSAQLGELFNEQQLYRIDHYLGKELVQNLLVLRFANRLFLPLWNRDNIANVQIVFREDFGTEGRGGYFDQYGIIRDIIQNHLLQVFCLVAMEKPVSLKPEHIRDEKVKVLQSVTPIKHDEVVLGQYDGYKDDSTVPDDSNTPTFASLVLRVNNERWEGVPFILKAGKALNNRKAEIRVQFKDAPGDIFKCKKQGRNEFVIRLQPSEAMYMKLTVKKPGLEMATEQSELDLSYGLRYQDVKIPEAYERLILDTIRGDQQHFVRRDELKAAWEIFTPLLHDIDDGKVKALPYKPGTRGPPEADELSKRMGYVQTHGYVWIPPTLSKF; from the exons ATGTCAGGAGGATCTGGTGATTCTTCCCCTTCATCAGGGCGGGCTAGCTTCAGTTCTTTGTCAGGTTTGAAGGACCTAGAACTGTCTTCAGAGTCTGGTTGCTTGTCCATTGTGGTCCTAGGTGCTTCTGGAGACCTTGCTAAGAAGAAAACATTCCCAGCGCTGTTTCACCTCTTTCAGCAG GGATTTCTACAATCTGGAGAAGTCCATATATTTGGGTATGCAAGATCAAATATTTCGGATGATGGATTAAGAGAACGCATTCGTGG ATACCTCAAAGGAGCTTCAGATgaacatatttcacaatttttgcaaTTA ATTAAATATGTTAGTGGTTCCTACAATAGCGGGGAAGGATTTGCATCATTAAATAACGCCATTTCAGAGAATGAAACTTCGAAGAACAACAAACCAGGAAGCTCACGTAGACTATTTTATTTGGCATTGCCTCCATCAGTCTACCCCTCAGTATGCAAAATGATAAGATCATACTGCATGAATCCAT CTTCTCATTCTGGCTGGACAAGGGTTATTGTTGAAAAGCCCTTTGGGAAGGACTTGGAGTCTGCAGAGGAACTCAGTGCCCAGCTTGGAGAGCTGTTTAATGAACAACAGCTGTACAGAATTGACCACTATTTAGGAAAAGAATTGGTCCAAAATCTG CTTGTGCTTCGCTTTGCAAACCGTTTGTTCCTACCTCTTTGGAATCGTGATAACATTGCTAATGTACAG ATTGTATTCAGAGAGGACTTTGGGACTGAAGGACGTGGAGGGTACTTTGATCAATATGG CATCATTCGTGATATCATTCAGAACCATTTGTTGCag GTCTTCTGTTTGGTGGCTATGGAAAAGCCTGTCTCTCTTAAGCCTGAGCACATAAGAGATGAAAAAGTCAAG GTTCTTCAGTCAGTGACACCTATAAAGCATGATGAGGTGGTCCTTGGGCAATATGATGGCTACAAGGATGACTCTACGGTACCAGATGACTCCAACACACCTACTTTTGCATCTCTTGTATTGAGGGTAAACAATGAAAGATGGGAAG GAGTTCCTTTCATTCTCAAGGCTGGCAAAGCACTGAACAATAGGAAAGCAGAGATACGTGTGCAGTTCAAGGATGCTCCTGGTGACATTTTTAAAT GCAAGAAGCAAGGAAGGAATGAATTCGTTATACGGTTGCAGCCATCGGAAGCCATGTATATGAAATTAACT GTCAAGAAACCCGGACTAGAAATGGCAACCGAACAAAGCGAGCTGGATCTGTCATATGGGCTACGCTACCAAGACGTGAAGATCCCAGAAGCGTATGAACGCCTCATCCTGGATAC GATAAGAGGGGATCAGCAGCACTTTGTTCGCCGAGACGAACTGAAG GCTGCGTGGGAGATCTTCACTCCGCTGCTGCACGACATCGACGACGGCAAGGTGAAGGCCCTGCCGTACAAGCCGGGAACCCGGGGACCCCCAGAGGCCGACGAGCTGAGCAAGAGGATGGGCTACGTGCAGACCCATGGCTACGTTTGGATACCTCCAACCCTTTCAAAATTCTAG
- the LOC9268247 gene encoding uncharacterized protein, with product MQSDEAATVPERRRATLRRPGEAAAAAAVLERRRAALRRSGRRWRRRRRSMSLELKLQDFGFTFSEDDVDAELVSIVSGLRRQRSDEDDARKAPAFAVASAEEEAAGRRIGFAPTGASSSSSTLRRPHLSEVWDEEEEEAVFFECCIRLKHFR from the exons ATGCAGagcgacgaggcggcgacggtgccggagcggaggagggcGACGTTGCGGCggccgggggaggcggcggcggcagcggcagtgctggagcggaggagggcggcgttGCGGCGGtcggggaggaggtggcggcggcggcggcggagcatgTCGTTGGAGCTGAAGTTGCAGGACTTCGGGTTCACCTTCTCCGAGGACGACGTGGACGCCGAGCTCGTCTCCATCGTGAGTGGGCTTCGGCGGCAGCGCTCGGATGAGGACGACGCCAGAAAGGCCCCGGCCTTCGCGGTGGCTTCCGCCGAGGAGGAAGCAGCCGGTCGCCGGATCGGCTTTGCTCCGaccggcgcctcctcgtcctcctcaacGCTGAGGAGGCCGCACCTGTCGGAGGTgtgggacgaggaggaggaagag GCAGTGTTCTTTGAGTGTTGCAttcgattgaaacattttcgataa
- the LOC4329891 gene encoding cytosolic Fe-S cluster assembly factor NBP35: MENGGGGGGDGGKSDVPADANEHCPGTQSEEAGKADACAGCPNQQICATAPKGPDPDLVGIVERMATVKHKILVLSGKGGVGKSTFSAQLSFALAEMDCQVGLLDIDICGPSIPKMLGLEGQDIHQSNLGWSPVYVESNLGVMSIGFMLPNPDDAVIWRGPRKNGLIKQFLKDVDWGEIDYLVVDAPPGTSDEHISIVQYLQATGIDGAIIVTTPQQVSLIDVRKEINFCKKVGVPILGVVENMSGLRQVLSDFRFVKQGEGGEMDATEWALNYIKEKAPELLTMVACSEVFDSSKGGAEKMCNEMGVPFLGKVPMDPQLCKAAEEGRSCFVDQKCSASAPALKSIVKKLIENQD, translated from the exons atggagaacggcggcggcggcggcggcgatggcggcaagAGCGACGTCCCGGCGGACGCCAACGAGC ATTGCCCTGGGACGCAGTcggaggaggcggggaaggCGGATGCCTGCGCCGGATGCCCCAACCAGCAGATTTGCGCCACCGCCCCCAAGGGCCCTGATCCTG ACTTGGTTGGTATTGTTGAACGGATGGCTACAGTAAAACACAAGATACTGGTTCTGTCTGGGAAAGGAGGTGTAGGGAAGAGTACATTTTCAGCCCAGCTCTCATTTGCCCTTGCTGAAATGGACTGCCAGGTTGGCCTTCTTGATATAGATATATGTGGCCCTAGCATCCCAAAAATGTTAGGCCTTGAAGGTCAGGATATTCATCAAAGCAACCTTGGTTGGTCACCAGTCTATGTGGAGTCCAACCTTGGTGTCATGTCAATTGGTTTCATGCTGCCCAACCCAGAtgatgctgttatatggagaggACCTCGCAAGAACGGACTCATCAAACAGTTCTTGAAGGATGTCGATTGGGGGGAGATTGACTATCTTGTGGTTGATGCTCCTCCAGGGACATCAGATGAACATATTTCAATCGTTCAGTACCTTCAAGCCACAGGAATTGATGGTGCAATAATCGTGACCACTCCCCAGCAGGTCTCTCTAATCGATGTGCGGAAGGAAATAAATTTCTGCAAGAAGGTTGGTGTGCCGATCTTAGGTGTTGTGGAGAACATGAGTGGCTTGCGGCAGGTTCTCTCAGATTTCAGATTCGTGAAGCAAGGTGAGGGAGGCGAGATGGATGCTACAGAATGGGCGCTGAACTATATCAAGGAGAAAGCTCCTGAGCTTTTGACAATGGTTGCATGCAGCGAGGTGTTTGATAGCAGCAAGGGTGGTGCGGAGAAAATGTGCAACGAAATGGGAGTACCTTTCCTTGGCAAGGTGCCCATGGATCCACAGCTATGCAAGGCGGCTGAGGAAGGGAGGTCATGCTTCGTCGATCAGAAGTGCAGTGCTAGTGCACCAGCTCTTAAAAGCATAGTCAAGAAGCTGATCGAGAATCAAGATTGA